A single Longimicrobiales bacterium DNA region contains:
- a CDS encoding non-canonical purine NTP pyrophosphatase — protein MQRAPRPRLILASRSRDKAGEIREILEPVLHADIVTLDDAGIQEIDAEENIEVHETFLANAHAKAEWFMRITGQPTLADDSGISVHALSGAPGVRSRRFAGTPGLAGVAQDRANNERLLRELRDTPDELRTAHYTCAAVLHLPDGRRFSAIGTCAGRILHDPQGTAGFGYDPLFFVPALGHSFGEATREQKHRHSHRARAFRALAGAVPARALTAD, from the coding sequence GTGCAGCGCGCACCACGCCCGCGCCTCATCCTCGCGAGCCGCAGCCGCGACAAGGCGGGCGAGATCCGCGAGATTCTCGAGCCCGTTCTCCATGCCGACATCGTCACTCTCGATGACGCCGGCATCCAGGAGATTGACGCCGAAGAGAACATCGAGGTGCACGAGACCTTTCTCGCCAATGCGCACGCCAAGGCCGAGTGGTTCATGCGCATCACCGGTCAGCCGACTCTCGCCGATGATTCCGGAATCAGCGTGCACGCCCTCAGCGGTGCTCCCGGCGTCCGCTCCCGACGGTTCGCGGGCACACCCGGACTCGCCGGCGTCGCGCAGGATCGCGCGAACAACGAGCGCCTTCTGCGCGAGCTGCGCGACACTCCCGATGAGCTCCGCACTGCCCATTACACGTGCGCCGCTGTACTGCATCTGCCGGACGGCCGTCGCTTCAGCGCCATCGGTACGTGCGCGGGACGCATTCTTCACGACCCGCAGGGAACCGCCGGCTTCGGGTACGACCCGCTGTTCTTCGTGCCTGCTCTCGGGCACTCGTTCGGCGAAGCGACCCGCGAGCAGAAGCATCGTCACAGTCACCGGGCACGCGCGTTCCGTGCTCTGGCCGGTGCCGTTCCCGCCCGCGCGCTGACCGCCGACTGA
- the rph gene encoding ribonuclease PH, which translates to MNPPEHTQRAGRTNEQLRDIRIERAAAPYAEGSCLISTGMTRVLCTASVQQNVPDWRRGSGLGWVTAEYAMLPRATHTRSGRERGKIGGRTQEIQRLIGRALRASIDLAALGERSILVDCDVLVADGGTRTAAITGAAIALHDACSWIVNQGLLDATPIRELVAATSVGIIGGEPRLDLDYLEDVRADVDMNLVALESGRLVEVQGTAENQSFSPDELQSLLRIGLDGIAQLLQLQRAALAD; encoded by the coding sequence ATGAATCCACCTGAGCACACACAGCGCGCCGGTCGCACGAACGAACAGCTGCGCGACATCAGGATCGAGCGCGCTGCCGCACCCTATGCCGAAGGGTCGTGTCTCATTTCCACCGGCATGACCAGGGTGCTGTGCACGGCGAGTGTGCAGCAGAACGTGCCCGACTGGCGGCGTGGCTCCGGGCTGGGGTGGGTGACGGCGGAATACGCCATGCTGCCGCGTGCGACGCACACACGCAGTGGTCGCGAGCGCGGCAAGATCGGCGGTCGCACACAGGAGATCCAGCGGCTCATTGGACGTGCGTTGCGAGCGTCCATTGATCTCGCCGCCCTCGGCGAGCGCAGCATCCTGGTCGACTGCGACGTGCTCGTGGCCGATGGCGGCACGCGTACCGCTGCCATCACCGGTGCCGCGATCGCCCTGCACGATGCGTGTTCCTGGATCGTGAATCAGGGATTGCTCGACGCGACGCCCATTCGTGAGCTCGTGGCCGCGACCAGTGTCGGCATCATCGGCGGCGAGCCGCGCCTGGACCTCGATTACCTGGAGGACGTGCGCGCCGACGTGGACATGAACCTCGTTGCACTCGAGTCCGGTCGCCTCGTCGAGGTGCAGGGCACGGCGGAGAACCAGAGCTTCAGTCCCGACGAGCTGCAGTCCCTTCTGCGCATCGGGCTGGACGGCATTGCTCAGCTCCTGCAGCTGCAGCGCGCTGCCCTCGCCGACTGA